The Desulfovibrio litoralis DSM 11393 genomic interval GTTTTTCTGTTAGCGGATACGGAGCGGACAGACCCTTGTTCCCTAACGATGGTTCCGATAACAAAATTAAAAACAATAGAGTTGAAGTTTTATTAAAAACAACACAATGGTTAGGACGCTATACCTAGCCTTTAAAAACATAAAAAATATGATTGTTAAATAGCGTTTTATTGTTTAGTATACTTAATACTTTTGATAATTACTGAATAAAATACCAAATCATATAGGTAAGGAGCGTAAGATGGCTGAAAATGAAAAAGAAAAAAAATCAGGTAAAGGCAAGTTTATTATTATAATTTTGGTAATATTGGCCCTACTTGGTGGCGGTGGCTTTGCCGCTTGGAAATTTTTATTGCCGATTATCAATAAAACGGAAAGCGTTGCAACCGAAGGCGGACATGCCCCAGGTGGCAGTACCGGCAGTACCGGTGAAGCTAAAGACAATAAAAATGCAAACACTCTTGAAACCTCAATAGTTACCTTGCCTACCTTTGTTGTTAACCTTCAAGACCCGGTAGGAAGACGTTTTATTAAACTTAGTATGGACATTGATGTTGTCGGTTCCGGCGTAAAAGACGATATAACCAGACTTATGCCACGCATTAAAGACACCATTAACATGCTCTTGTCGAGCAAGTCTTATGCTGATCTTGCCATGCCTGAGAGTAAAGTTTTATTAAAAAGTGAAATAGTAGAAAGAGTTAACCTTGTTTTAGGTGGCTCAAAAGTAAAAGATGTCTACTTTACCGAATTTATTATTCAGTAGCCTTAAGACTCTTTAATATTATTGACAAAGATACTTTTAAGGCTGTTAAATTTTATAAAACGGCAATAATAACCCAAAAATAACCACCCTGATTATATAGGAGAAGCTCATGGCAGAAAATGAAGAATTAGATCCTTTTGCCCTCGCTGCAGAAGCAGACGCCAAAGCCGGAGAAAATAGCGAAGAAGAAAATGACAAATTAGCGGCCGAATGGGCGGCGGCTCTGGCAACCGACGAGCAGGAAGTCATTAAAGAAGAAAAGGTAAAACAAAACTTAGCCGCATCAGCTTCTGATGCCGTTTTTAAAGACTTAACCGAAGAAGCGCGTTCCCCTAAAGCCGAAAGCGGCAGGCGTGAGTTAGATTTTATCTTGGATATTCCGCTTGATGTTTCTGCTGAACTTGGGCGTACTCGTTTATTAATCAATGAACTTTTACAACTTGGTCAAGGTTCTGTGGTTGAGCTAAATAAACTTGCAGGTGAACCTTTGGAAATATATGTTAACAGCAAATTGGTCGCCAGAGGCGAAGCCGTTGTTATTAACGAAAAGTTTGGCGTTCGCCTAACCGATATTATCAGCCCTATGGAAAGAGTAAAGCAACTTGGATAATAAACGTGGGTTTGCCTCGATGTTTTTTTCTTTTAAAAAAGCGTACTAGTTGGCTTTTTATTTAAAGCTGAATAGTGGCAAGCGAAGCATTCTTTAATGGTTGAATCTAAATTAAATTAGTTGTATTGTTCAGGCTGATTCAGATAACTGACTGTCTGAACAATTTATTTTAAACAACCGCCGTTGCGGTTAAACATTTTTTTTAACAAGATTGCGATATAAAATATGACAAACCTGTTTAAATATAATCTTAGTTGTTTTTTGTGTGCGACGTTTTTATCCGTGCTTTTTTCTTCGCCCGTGCTTGCGGAAAATATTTATTTAACCCAAGCCCAACCTAATTATATTGAACCAAGCAATTTGAAACAAAATTATTCCCAAAATCAAGTTGGCTCGAATACAACTTATTCCTCTCAACAAAATGGGGAATATAACCAAAATAACGCTTATTCTCAACCGGCCTCTCAAGCCCAGAATATTCAACCTCAAGTTCAAGCTCAAACCCAAGCTCAGATTAAAACAAAAACCCAAGACCCAAGCAATAACGCCACTGACTTAACTTTTACATGGGGTGCTTATTTAAAGGGAATAGGGGCTGTTTTTTTTCTTTTAACGGTTCTTTTGCTTTGTCTTTGGTTTGTTAAAAGATACGGAGTAGGCAAGTTTAAGGCTTACAAAAATAAAGCAAGCAACCTTGAACTAATTGAAAGTATTAGCGTTGGTCCAAAAAAGAATATTGTTTTGCTTCGTGCAAAAGAACAGATGTTTTTAATTGGACTTAGTGATACAAATATCAACATGCTTGGTGAAGTTTATGGCGATCTTGATGAAACTCCAAAACAAAATACAAGTAAGAAAAAGCAAACCGCAAATAATCTTGAGATATAAATAATAGTTAACACAATAGACTAAAAGATTGTTTTATATTATCATTAATTAAACCCATCAAAACGATAAATATAAAGAATATTACAATGAAATTATACAGGCTAAAATTAAATTCGCTGTACCAGCTGATCAAAATACATAAAGTGCATCTTTTAATGTGTTTTCTTGTTTCAAGTTTTGTCTGTTTAATCTTAAATTCCAATGCCTTGGCGGCTCCGTCTGATATGCTAAAGCTTTTTATGGCGGGTGATGCTACAGAACCTGAAAAGGTTTCCATGTCTTTGGAAATTTTGTTTGCTTTAACTGTATTGTCGCTTGCTCCTGCGATTGTTATGACGGTTACTAGTTTTACACGCATAATTATCGTATTTCACTTTGTTCGCCAAGCTCTTGGAACGCAAACACTTCCACCAAACCAAGTTTTAGCCAGTCTTGCGATTTTTATGACTTTCGTGATTATGTTGCCGGTTGGCAAAAGAATAAACAACGAAGCTCTTCAGCCATATCTTGAAGAGCGACTCAGCTTTGCCGAGGCCCTTCCAAAAGCCGAAGCTCCGCTTAGAGATTTTATGTTTAAACAGACTCGCGAAGACGACTTGGCTGTTTTTTATGCAATAAGCAAAATGGAAAATCCAAAAAACAAAAATGAAGTACCAACGTTAATGTTGGCTGCTGCCTTTGTTATTAGTGAGTTAAAAACAGGTTTTACTATCGGATTTTTGATTTATATACCGTTTTTAATTTTAGATATGGTTGTTTCGAGTGTCCTTTTAGCTATGGGTATGATGATGTTGCCGCCGATGATGGTTTCCATGCCGTTTAAACTTTTACTTTTTGTTATGGTCGACGGTTGGAACTTGTTGGTTGGTTCGCTGGTAAACAGCTTTATTTTATGACTTTGTTTTTTATTTAAAAAAGAGGTCAATAATGACTCAAGATTTTGTTATTGGTTTTGGCAGGCAATCTATAGAACTCGCCTTGATAATTTCTCTGCCTATGTTGGGAATAGGTCTTATCGTTGGGCTTATTGTTAGTATTTTCCAAGCGGCGACCCAAATACAAGAGATGACTTTAACGTTTATTCCCAAAATTATTTGTATCTTTTTGGCTCTGCTTTTTAGCTTTCCTTGGATTATGGATAAAATGATTACCTTTACACGAGAAGTGTTTACCAACATTCCTCTGTATATTAAATAGTTTTTTAAAGCTACGACCACGGTTATGAGAGGTTTTATGTATAAAAATAGTTATTTGCCGTTTTATCTAAAAACAAGTATCTTACTTTTAAGTCTTGTATCGTTCTTTTTTTCCTTGCCTAATTTCTTGTCTGCTCAAACCGCACCCCAAATTACAACCTTGCAAGGACAAGCGGGAGCCAGCAAGCTCGGGGGTTTACCTCGTGTTGTTTATGGTTTTGACCGTGAGTTTCCTCCTTTTTCTTTTGAAAATCCGGGTGGAAAAGCAACGGGTTTTGAAGTAGAGCTACTCGAACTTTTATTTAAAGATAGGGCAAAACTTTTTTATCGCCCCTTAAATTGGAATATGGTTCAATTGGAACTCGCCGAAGGGAAAATACAAATTACCTCAGGCATGGTTGAAACCAAAGAACGAGCCAAATTATTTTATTTTTCAAAAGAACCAACTTTTAGAACAAGTATAGTCGCCTTTACTAAGGTTTATAACCGAATTCCAAATCTAACATTTTTAAGAGGTCAGCCGGTTGCGGTTGAAAAAGGCTCTTATCAACAACGCCTGCTTGAAGATTTTGGCGGAATAAACATTAAGCTTTATCCAACAAAATCCGACGCCTTGTTTGCTCTTGCCAATGACGATGTTGCCGCTTATTGCGGCCCTCGAGAAAGCACATATTTTATGTTGCGAAAATTAAATATAACGGCGGTAACAACGGTTTCAACGCCTTTTGGTTTTACTGATATGCGTTTTGCCATTTCAAAAGAACGCCCCGATCTTTTAAAGTTTGTCAACGATAGAATGGACGAAGTAGTTAAAAGTGGCGAATATAACCAACTTTATCGTCGTTGGTTTGTTCAAGAGCTAAATGAAATAGAAATAAAAGCCTTGATTGATAAAGCCAAAGAGGCGAGTCTTGCCGCTTATGCTCCATTTTCCAACAAGAATATGGGTGCCGCCGTCTTAACGGCTACGGGCAATATTTATATTGGCTGTAATGTGGAAAATGCTCAAAAAGAGCTGACTCTTTCCGCTTTACAAGGTGCCTTGGCTCGTACGGTTAGCGAAAAAGAACTTGAAATAAGAGCCGCCTTAATGGTAGACGCAAACGGCAATATCGTTACGCCGAGTGCCACTGATTACCAATCTTTTTATCAGCTTAACCCGGGAACTTTGTTTGTTATAGAGCCTGAAAAAAATAAACGCCAAACTTATACGGCCGCCGAATTGCTTTTAAACCCGACTCTTCCCAAACCTATTGATCTAAATATTGAATAATTTTTATATTTTCATAATCAAAAAAGTATTATAAACTGACAACGTTTATGATACTTTTTTATTTTTGCGGAGTAGATATGCCTCTTACAACTGAAAAAAAATATATTAATGAAATCAAAGCAAATGAAGATATTTTCAGTATATTCTTGCTTTCTAAAGCAGAACAGGCACAAGCCAAAAACGGCATGTATTGGCGTATAGAGTTAAAAGATGCAACAGGTAGTATCGAAGGGAAAATATGGAGTCCGCTCAGTTCAGCGTTTAGCGAGTTGCCTGTTGGACAAATCGTTGAAATAAAAGCAAAATCGACTACTTACAGAGATAAGATCGACTTAAATATTGAAGCTTTGGCTTTTTTATCCGAAGAGGAAACAGCTCAAATAAATTTAGCTGACTTTATCGAAAGTTCGACTCAAGATCCTGAACTAATGTTGACAGAGCTAAAAGAATTATGCAAAACTTATTGTTATCATAAACCTTTAAAAAAATTCCTGCTTTTAATTTTAAAAGACGAAGAAATTACACGGCTTTTAAAAACAGCCCCGGCAGCCAAAAGTATGCACCACGCTTTTGCCGGAGGATTACTTGAACATACCTTGTCTGTTACTAAATTATGTTTAAAAATCAGCGAACAATATCCTCAACTTGATAAGCAAATTTTGTTGGCGGGGGCTATTTGCCACGATCTTGGGAAAATGTGGGAAATGAGCGGTGGGTTAAGCAATGAGTATACCGACGAAGGCTTATTAATAGGGCATATTCAGATTATTATAGAAAAACTTGAACCATTTCTAAAAAAATCTGGTCTGGAAACAGCCTTGGCATTACATTTAAAACACTTAATTTTAAGCCACCACGGTTATTACGAATTTGGTGCTCCAAAATTGCCGCAAACAGCCGAAGCCTTGATTTTGCATTATGCCGATAATATTGATGCAAAAATGGATCAAGTAAAAACCGCATTAAATACTATTCCCGAAACAGAGACGGGTTGGAGCAAATATTTAAAGAGTTTGGAGCGTTCGGTTTATAAAGCCGAACAAACTCCGCAAGCTCTAAGACAAAATTTGGAAACTCAGACCAACCTTCTTGAGCAAAATCAAGAAAAAAACCTGCAATGTGCCTTGCCTTTTAATTTTGAAAATTATAATTAATCCAAAAGACATGTTTAATTAAAAATCTTATTATTAAAAACTAAATTTTTACTCAGATATTAACTTATTTCTAACAATAAATTACGGAGCTTATCTTGCGAATACTCAGAGAAATTTTAAAAAGCGGAAAACGCCTCTTTTTTGATGGTGCTATGGGAACTATGCTTCAAAGTCGGGGTCTGCCTCCGGGGGCGGGGCCTGAACTTTTTTGTTTGGAAAATCCCGAAATATTAAAACAAATACACCGAGAATACGCCAGAGCCGGAGCGGACTTTTTAACTACAAATACCTTTGGCGGGAACCGTTTAAAATTACCTGCCGGAACAAATGTTGTTGAAGTTAATAAACGCCTTACGTCCTTGGCGAGAGAAGTTGCAGATGAAGAATTTTCTCGTAGCGGTCGCAAACTTGTTGTTGCCGGGAATATAGGACCAACAGGACACTTTCTTAAACCGCTTGGTGATTTAAGTTTTGAAGAACTCGTTGATGTTTTTCGGGAACAGACCAGAGGTTTAATCGAAGGCGGAGCAGATTGTTTGATGATCCAAACCCAAATTGATATAAGCGAAGCAAGAGCCGCTATTTTTGCCGCTCGTACTTTGTGTCAAGATATGGGTATGAGCCTTCAAGATTCAATTCCAATCGGTGTAACCATGACCTTTGAAGGGAATAGATCTTTAACGGGTTCAACTCCGGAAGTTTTTGTTGCTACTATGTGTAACATGGGCGTAGATTTTTTAGGTACAAACTGTAGTGCCGGACCAAAAGAAATCTATAATGTTGCAACGAGTGTGATTGCAAATTCGACAGTTCCGGTTATAATTCAACCTAATGCGGGTTTACCCGAACTTGTTGACGGGAAAACCGTTTTTAACCTGACTCCCGAAGAGTTTGCCGATTTAACCAAAGAGTTTGGCGTACTTGGTGCGGAAATACTCGGTGGTT includes:
- a CDS encoding flagellar basal body-associated FliL family protein, with the protein product MAENEKEKKSGKGKFIIIILVILALLGGGGFAAWKFLLPIINKTESVATEGGHAPGGSTGSTGEAKDNKNANTLETSIVTLPTFVVNLQDPVGRRFIKLSMDIDVVGSGVKDDITRLMPRIKDTINMLLSSKSYADLAMPESKVLLKSEIVERVNLVLGGSKVKDVYFTEFIIQ
- the fliN gene encoding flagellar motor switch protein FliN encodes the protein MAENEELDPFALAAEADAKAGENSEEENDKLAAEWAAALATDEQEVIKEEKVKQNLAASASDAVFKDLTEEARSPKAESGRRELDFILDIPLDVSAELGRTRLLINELLQLGQGSVVELNKLAGEPLEIYVNSKLVARGEAVVINEKFGVRLTDIISPMERVKQLG
- the fliO gene encoding flagellar biosynthetic protein FliO, with the protein product MTNLFKYNLSCFLCATFLSVLFSSPVLAENIYLTQAQPNYIEPSNLKQNYSQNQVGSNTTYSSQQNGEYNQNNAYSQPASQAQNIQPQVQAQTQAQIKTKTQDPSNNATDLTFTWGAYLKGIGAVFFLLTVLLLCLWFVKRYGVGKFKAYKNKASNLELIESISVGPKKNIVLLRAKEQMFLIGLSDTNINMLGEVYGDLDETPKQNTSKKKQTANNLEI
- the fliP gene encoding flagellar type III secretion system pore protein FliP (The bacterial flagellar biogenesis protein FliP forms a type III secretion system (T3SS)-type pore required for flagellar assembly.), which codes for MLKLFMAGDATEPEKVSMSLEILFALTVLSLAPAIVMTVTSFTRIIIVFHFVRQALGTQTLPPNQVLASLAIFMTFVIMLPVGKRINNEALQPYLEERLSFAEALPKAEAPLRDFMFKQTREDDLAVFYAISKMENPKNKNEVPTLMLAAAFVISELKTGFTIGFLIYIPFLILDMVVSSVLLAMGMMMLPPMMVSMPFKLLLFVMVDGWNLLVGSLVNSFIL
- the fliQ gene encoding flagellar biosynthesis protein FliQ yields the protein MTQDFVIGFGRQSIELALIISLPMLGIGLIVGLIVSIFQAATQIQEMTLTFIPKIICIFLALLFSFPWIMDKMITFTREVFTNIPLYIK
- a CDS encoding transporter substrate-binding domain-containing protein is translated as MYKNSYLPFYLKTSILLLSLVSFFFSLPNFLSAQTAPQITTLQGQAGASKLGGLPRVVYGFDREFPPFSFENPGGKATGFEVELLELLFKDRAKLFYRPLNWNMVQLELAEGKIQITSGMVETKERAKLFYFSKEPTFRTSIVAFTKVYNRIPNLTFLRGQPVAVEKGSYQQRLLEDFGGINIKLYPTKSDALFALANDDVAAYCGPRESTYFMLRKLNITAVTTVSTPFGFTDMRFAISKERPDLLKFVNDRMDEVVKSGEYNQLYRRWFVQELNEIEIKALIDKAKEASLAAYAPFSNKNMGAAVLTATGNIYIGCNVENAQKELTLSALQGALARTVSEKELEIRAALMVDANGNIVTPSATDYQSFYQLNPGTLFVIEPEKNKRQTYTAAELLLNPTLPKPIDLNIE
- a CDS encoding 3'-5' exoribonuclease YhaM family protein, which codes for MPLTTEKKYINEIKANEDIFSIFLLSKAEQAQAKNGMYWRIELKDATGSIEGKIWSPLSSAFSELPVGQIVEIKAKSTTYRDKIDLNIEALAFLSEEETAQINLADFIESSTQDPELMLTELKELCKTYCYHKPLKKFLLLILKDEEITRLLKTAPAAKSMHHAFAGGLLEHTLSVTKLCLKISEQYPQLDKQILLAGAICHDLGKMWEMSGGLSNEYTDEGLLIGHIQIIIEKLEPFLKKSGLETALALHLKHLILSHHGYYEFGAPKLPQTAEALILHYADNIDAKMDQVKTALNTIPETETGWSKYLKSLERSVYKAEQTPQALRQNLETQTNLLEQNQEKNLQCALPFNFENYN